One genomic region from Kwoniella shivajii chromosome 6, complete sequence encodes:
- a CDS encoding small nuclear ribonucleoprotein F, whose translation MSGLAPVNPKPFLQELTGKTVYVKLKWGLEYRGYLVSTDGYMNLQLANTEEIENGKSNGALGEVFIRCNNVLYIREAKDKARGMDED comes from the exons ATGTCAGGTCTAGCC CCCGTTAACCCAAAACCTTTTTTACAAGAACTCACAGGAAAAACAGTCTATGTTAAATTGAAGTGGGGTTTAGAATATAGAGGTTATTTAGTTTCTACGGATGGTTACATGAATCTGCAG CTCGCAAATACCGAAGAAATCGAGAATGGTAAATCAAACGGAGCATTAGGAGAAGTTTTCATCCGATGTAATAACGTGTTATATATACG GGAAGCTAAAGATAAAGCAAGAGGGATGGATGAAGACTAG